Proteins co-encoded in one Xanthomonas campestris pv. badrii genomic window:
- a CDS encoding NAD(P)-dependent oxidoreductase produces the protein MPLFPLFANLQGRAVLVIGGGEVATRKVLALLKAGAQIRLYAHALSPELADLMQAGRFEQLGGEFDPAWIDTVWLVVAATDDTGLNQRVAAAAGARQRLVNVVDDAELSTYQVPAIVDRDPLVIAISSAGAAPMLARRLRERLERELDASVGRFAGLFAQHRERIRSQFPDMNRRRRWFDRVIDGQVPVLLQSGDEAAAEAAFAAALDDAGTVPARGSVQLVGTGPGDPGLLTLKALRAMNLADVLVAGDDIPDAVLELARRDASRRPMPHAAQAQLSLLLDLAGDGLHVVALRSGTGYDDAAAAPIESALRAQGLVCERVPGIYQERRKRPAV, from the coding sequence ATGCCGTTGTTCCCGTTGTTCGCCAATCTGCAGGGGCGCGCCGTGCTGGTGATCGGTGGCGGCGAGGTTGCCACGCGCAAGGTGCTGGCGCTGCTCAAGGCCGGCGCGCAGATTCGCCTGTACGCGCATGCGCTCTCGCCCGAGCTTGCGGACCTGATGCAGGCCGGTCGCTTCGAGCAACTGGGGGGCGAGTTCGATCCTGCCTGGATCGACACGGTGTGGCTGGTGGTCGCAGCCACCGACGACACCGGCTTGAACCAACGCGTTGCCGCCGCCGCAGGCGCGCGCCAGCGCCTGGTCAACGTGGTGGACGATGCCGAATTGTCCACCTATCAGGTGCCCGCAATCGTGGATCGCGACCCGCTGGTGATCGCCATTTCGTCTGCAGGCGCCGCGCCGATGCTGGCACGGCGCCTGCGCGAGCGGCTGGAGCGCGAGCTGGATGCTTCGGTAGGCCGCTTCGCCGGCCTGTTCGCGCAGCATCGCGAGCGCATCCGCAGCCAGTTCCCGGACATGAACCGGCGCCGGCGCTGGTTCGATCGCGTCATCGACGGCCAGGTGCCTGTGCTGCTGCAGTCCGGCGACGAGGCAGCGGCCGAAGCCGCATTCGCTGCGGCGCTGGACGACGCCGGCACGGTGCCGGCGCGTGGCAGCGTGCAGCTGGTGGGCACCGGCCCGGGCGATCCGGGCCTGCTCACCTTGAAGGCGTTGCGTGCGATGAACCTGGCCGACGTGTTGGTGGCCGGCGATGACATTCCCGATGCAGTGCTCGAGCTGGCGCGCCGCGACGCCTCCCGTCGTCCCATGCCGCACGCTGCCCAAGCGCAGCTGTCCCTGCTGCTGGACCTGGCCGGCGACGGGCTGCACGTGGTCGCGTTGCGCAGCGGCACCGGCTACGACGACGCTGCCGCCGCACCGATCGAATCTGCGTTACGCGCACAGGGGCTGGTCTGCGAGCGCGTGCCGGGCATCTACCAGGAGCGGCGCAAGCGACCTGCCGTGTGA
- a CDS encoding CmpA/NrtA family ABC transporter substrate-binding protein, with translation MSQADLPVLRVAYMPLIDCAPLVAAQRLGLDHAHGLHLDLQRQASWAGVRDRLLAGEVEAAHALASLVYAIDLGIAGPQCAMGLLMTLNHNGQAITLAPALAQALADGQALPQALAGLGRRAVFAQTFPTGTHALWLYYWLAAGGVDPMRAVDVLSIPPPQMPDALGSGLVDGYCSGEPWAAVAQAKGVGARVIRSGELWAGHPEKVLACRREFAALQPELTQQLTACVLEACRWLDAGPDHRAQCAQWLAEPQHIGVSAAHLAACLDADTDAASGDATALAFHRDGAVNMPWLSDGEWFLSQFQRWGWHAIQDEDIARLRDIHRLDNYRHAAARVGVAVPDSDHRSNRLFDTP, from the coding sequence ATGAGCCAAGCCGACCTTCCCGTACTGCGCGTGGCCTACATGCCGCTGATCGATTGCGCGCCGCTGGTGGCTGCGCAGCGGCTGGGGCTGGACCACGCGCATGGCCTGCACCTGGATCTGCAACGGCAGGCCTCGTGGGCGGGCGTGCGCGATCGGCTGCTGGCGGGCGAGGTGGAGGCCGCCCACGCGCTGGCCAGCCTGGTATACGCCATCGACCTGGGCATTGCCGGGCCGCAATGCGCGATGGGCTTGCTGATGACGCTCAATCACAACGGCCAGGCGATCACCCTGGCGCCCGCCCTGGCGCAGGCCCTGGCAGACGGGCAGGCGTTGCCGCAGGCACTGGCCGGACTGGGGCGGCGCGCGGTCTTCGCGCAGACCTTTCCCACCGGCACGCATGCGTTGTGGCTGTATTACTGGCTGGCTGCAGGCGGGGTGGACCCGATGCGCGCTGTCGATGTGCTCAGCATTCCACCACCGCAGATGCCCGACGCGCTGGGCAGCGGGCTGGTGGATGGCTACTGCTCCGGCGAACCATGGGCGGCCGTGGCGCAGGCGAAAGGCGTGGGTGCACGGGTGATCCGCAGCGGCGAGCTGTGGGCCGGCCATCCGGAAAAGGTGCTGGCGTGCCGGCGCGAATTCGCTGCCCTGCAGCCGGAGCTGACGCAGCAGCTGACGGCCTGCGTGCTGGAGGCCTGTCGCTGGCTGGATGCTGGCCCGGACCACCGCGCACAGTGTGCGCAGTGGCTGGCCGAACCGCAGCATATCGGGGTGTCGGCAGCGCATCTTGCTGCGTGTCTGGATGCCGACACCGATGCGGCCAGCGGCGATGCGACGGCACTGGCCTTTCATCGCGACGGTGCGGTGAACATGCCGTGGCTGTCCGATGGCGAATGGTTCCTGAGCCAGTTCCAGCGGTGGGGCTGGCATGCCATCCAGGACGAGGATATTGCGCGGTTACGGGATATCCATCGTCTGGACAACTACCGTCATGCCGCAGCGCGGGTGGGTGTGGCGGTGCCGGACAGCGATCATCGCAGCAACCGCTTGTTCGATACGCCGTGA
- the nirD gene encoding nitrite reductase small subunit NirD, with amino-acid sequence MSMPNHAWVHVCALQELPALGARVLEVDGLSPIAIFRTASDQVFALRDRCPHKGGPLSQGIVAGDTVTCPLHGWAIGLQSGQACAPDVGCAPRYPVKVEAGAVWIVLQPVPEPQAVAEPAA; translated from the coding sequence ATGAGCATGCCCAATCACGCGTGGGTGCATGTGTGCGCCTTGCAGGAGTTGCCGGCGCTGGGTGCGCGCGTGCTGGAGGTCGACGGCCTGTCGCCGATCGCCATCTTCCGCACCGCCAGCGATCAGGTGTTTGCGCTGCGCGATCGTTGCCCGCACAAGGGTGGCCCATTGTCGCAAGGGATCGTGGCCGGCGACACGGTGACCTGCCCATTGCATGGCTGGGCGATCGGCCTGCAGAGCGGGCAGGCCTGCGCGCCGGACGTGGGCTGCGCCCCGCGGTATCCGGTGAAGGTGGAGGCCGGTGCGGTGTGGATCGTGTTGCAGCCGGTCCCCGAGCCCCAGGCCGTTGCCGAGCCGGCCGCATGA
- the nirB gene encoding nitrite reductase large subunit NirB — protein MAGIRTVEELLKLMPGMYHITVFGAEPHPNYNRILLSPVLAGEQEFDDIVLNPLQWYRDNGIHLHLNTEVTRIDRVRRRVIAADGTEAEYDRLLIATGSVPFVLPIPGNELKGVIGYRDIQDTRTMIDTARSKQHAVVIGGGLLGLEAANGLKVRGMDVTVVHLAGWLLERQLDPVAGNLLQQALRARGLEFRLNTATSALLGNAQGEVIGARFADGSEIPADLVVMAAGIRPNTRLAEEAGIHCSRGIVVNDSLQSFDPRVYAVGECANHRGIAYGLVAPLFEQAKVCANHLAQFGIGIYRGSVASTKLKVTGIDLFSAGDFMGGDGCEEIVLSDPAGGVYKKLVIRDDVLVGACLYGDTSDGGWYFKLLKDGTPIQAQRDQLIFGESALGDSGTGGQDRASVMADSDEVCGCNGVCKGTIVKAISEQGLFTVDEVKKHTKAASSCGSCTGLVEQILMNCLGSNFQETPKTKAVCACTDLSHGEVRRAIREHRLLTHAQAYAFMEWRTPNGCATCRPAINYYMLSTWPHEAIDDPQSRFINERAHANIQKDGTFSVIPQMKGGVTNAGELRRIADVADKYAVPMVKVTGGQRIDLLGVKKEDLVDVWRDLGMPSGHAYGKSIRTVKTCVGSEFCRFGTQNSTQMGIDLETMLANMWSPHKVKLAVSGCPRNCAESGIKDVGIIAVDSGWELHVGGNGGIKTEVARFLVKVSTAEEVREYTGAFLQLYREQAYYLDRTVHYIARVGLDYIRAQVVDDAANRRALYERLLFSLEGLVDPWKARIAGERRQEYQPLRIAAPAATVEE, from the coding sequence ATGGCCGGCATCCGCACCGTGGAAGAGCTGCTCAAGCTGATGCCGGGCATGTACCACATCACCGTGTTCGGCGCCGAGCCACACCCCAACTACAACCGCATCCTGTTGTCGCCGGTGCTGGCCGGCGAGCAGGAATTCGACGACATCGTGTTGAACCCGTTGCAGTGGTACCGCGACAACGGCATCCATCTGCATTTGAACACCGAAGTCACCCGCATCGATCGCGTGCGCCGCCGGGTGATTGCCGCCGACGGCACCGAGGCCGAGTACGACCGCCTGCTGATCGCCACCGGCTCGGTGCCGTTCGTGTTGCCGATCCCGGGCAACGAGCTGAAGGGCGTGATCGGGTATCGCGATATCCAGGACACCCGCACCATGATCGACACCGCGCGCAGCAAGCAGCATGCGGTGGTGATCGGCGGCGGCCTGCTGGGCCTGGAAGCGGCCAACGGCCTGAAAGTGCGCGGCATGGACGTGACCGTGGTGCATCTGGCCGGCTGGCTGCTGGAACGCCAGCTCGATCCGGTGGCCGGCAACCTGTTGCAGCAGGCGCTGCGCGCGCGTGGCCTGGAATTTCGCTTGAACACCGCCACCAGCGCGCTGCTCGGCAACGCGCAGGGCGAAGTGATCGGGGCCAGATTCGCCGATGGCAGCGAAATCCCGGCCGATCTGGTGGTGATGGCCGCCGGCATCCGCCCCAACACGCGCCTTGCCGAAGAAGCCGGCATCCATTGCTCGCGCGGCATCGTGGTCAACGACAGCCTGCAGAGCTTCGATCCGCGCGTGTATGCGGTGGGCGAGTGCGCAAACCATCGTGGGATCGCCTACGGCCTGGTGGCACCGTTGTTCGAGCAGGCCAAGGTATGCGCGAACCACCTGGCGCAGTTCGGCATCGGTATCTATCGCGGCTCGGTGGCGTCGACCAAGCTCAAGGTCACCGGCATCGATCTGTTCTCTGCCGGCGATTTCATGGGCGGCGACGGCTGCGAGGAGATCGTGTTGTCCGATCCGGCCGGCGGCGTCTACAAGAAGCTGGTGATCCGCGACGACGTGCTGGTAGGAGCCTGCCTGTATGGCGACACCAGCGATGGCGGCTGGTATTTCAAGCTGCTCAAGGACGGCACGCCGATCCAGGCACAACGCGATCAGTTGATCTTCGGCGAAAGCGCGTTGGGCGATTCGGGCACCGGCGGCCAGGATCGCGCCAGCGTGATGGCCGACAGCGACGAGGTCTGCGGCTGCAATGGCGTGTGCAAGGGCACCATTGTCAAGGCGATCAGCGAGCAGGGCCTGTTCACCGTCGATGAAGTGAAGAAGCACACCAAGGCGGCCAGCTCGTGCGGCTCGTGCACCGGGTTGGTGGAGCAGATCCTGATGAACTGCCTGGGCTCCAATTTCCAGGAAACCCCGAAGACCAAGGCCGTCTGCGCGTGTACCGACCTGAGTCACGGCGAGGTGCGCCGCGCCATCCGCGAGCACAGGCTGCTCACCCATGCGCAGGCCTACGCGTTCATGGAGTGGCGCACGCCCAACGGTTGCGCGACCTGCCGGCCGGCGATCAACTACTACATGCTGTCGACCTGGCCACATGAGGCCATCGACGATCCGCAATCGCGTTTCATCAACGAACGCGCGCACGCCAACATCCAGAAGGACGGCACCTTCTCGGTGATTCCGCAGATGAAGGGCGGGGTGACCAATGCCGGCGAGCTGCGCCGCATTGCCGATGTGGCCGACAAGTATGCGGTGCCGATGGTCAAGGTGACCGGCGGCCAGCGCATCGATCTGCTCGGGGTCAAGAAAGAAGATCTGGTGGATGTATGGCGCGATCTGGGCATGCCGTCGGGCCATGCCTACGGCAAGTCGATCCGTACGGTGAAGACGTGCGTGGGCAGCGAGTTCTGCCGCTTCGGCACCCAGAACAGCACGCAGATGGGGATCGACCTGGAGACCATGCTGGCCAATATGTGGAGCCCGCACAAGGTGAAGCTGGCGGTGTCCGGCTGCCCGCGCAACTGCGCCGAATCCGGCATCAAGGACGTGGGCATCATTGCGGTGGACTCGGGTTGGGAGCTGCACGTTGGCGGCAACGGCGGCATCAAGACCGAGGTGGCGCGTTTCCTGGTCAAGGTGAGCACTGCCGAGGAAGTGCGCGAGTACACCGGCGCATTCTTGCAGCTGTACCGCGAGCAGGCCTATTACCTGGACCGCACCGTGCACTACATCGCGCGCGTGGGCCTGGATTACATCCGTGCACAGGTGGTGGACGATGCGGCAAACCGGCGAGCGCTGTACGAGCGCCTGCTGTTTTCGCTGGAAGGCCTGGTCGACCCGTGGAAGGCACGCATCGCAGGCGAGCGTCGCCAGGAATATCAACCGCTGCGGATCGCGGCGCCTGCGGCCACGGTGGAGGAATGA
- a CDS encoding nitrate/nitrite transporter produces MFASFLYFDLSFMVWYLLGPLQVPIAQSLGLDTQQRALMVAVPILCGAVLRLVLGMFADRIGAKRAGMVAQLAVIAALFGAWKLGVHSMGQVLLLGVLLGIAGASFAVALPLASRWYPPEHQGTAMGIAGAGNSGTVLAALFAPMLAAAFGYQNVFGLACIPLVLTLIVFASIAKEAPTPVARKRWSDYGRVLVGNRDAWRFMFFYAITFGGFSGFASALPGYFHDQFDFDARTAGWATAACVLAGSVMRPLGGVIADRVGGTRALLAVYLLVATLVGIAGVGAGGATITLALFVLTLLCLGAGNGAVFQLVPQRFGQDIGVMTGLIGMAGGIGGFALAAGLGVLKQHTGSYALGMWLFSAFALGGWGLLAGVKTQWRSEWSTAGAARV; encoded by the coding sequence TTGTTCGCTTCCTTCCTGTATTTCGACCTGAGTTTCATGGTGTGGTATCTGCTCGGTCCGTTGCAGGTGCCGATTGCGCAATCGCTGGGCCTGGATACACAGCAGCGCGCCCTGATGGTGGCGGTGCCGATCCTGTGCGGGGCGGTGTTGCGCCTGGTGTTGGGCATGTTTGCCGATCGCATCGGCGCCAAGCGCGCCGGCATGGTCGCGCAGCTCGCAGTGATCGCTGCGCTGTTCGGTGCCTGGAAACTGGGCGTGCACAGCATGGGGCAGGTGCTGCTGCTGGGTGTGCTGCTCGGTATCGCCGGCGCTTCGTTCGCGGTGGCATTGCCGCTGGCCTCGCGCTGGTATCCACCCGAGCATCAGGGCACGGCGATGGGCATCGCCGGTGCAGGCAATTCCGGCACGGTGCTGGCGGCGTTGTTCGCCCCGATGCTGGCGGCCGCCTTCGGCTATCAGAACGTGTTCGGGCTGGCGTGCATCCCGTTGGTGCTGACGCTGATCGTGTTTGCGTCGATCGCCAAGGAGGCACCGACCCCGGTCGCACGCAAGCGGTGGTCCGACTACGGCCGCGTGCTGGTGGGCAACCGCGACGCGTGGCGCTTCATGTTCTTCTACGCGATCACCTTCGGCGGCTTTTCCGGCTTTGCCAGCGCGTTGCCGGGTTACTTCCACGACCAGTTCGATTTCGACGCGCGGACCGCGGGCTGGGCCACGGCGGCCTGCGTGCTGGCCGGCTCGGTGATGCGCCCGCTGGGTGGCGTGATTGCCGACCGTGTCGGCGGCACGCGTGCCTTGCTGGCGGTATATCTGCTGGTGGCCACGCTGGTAGGCATTGCCGGGGTCGGTGCCGGCGGCGCCACCATCACGCTGGCCTTGTTCGTGCTGACCTTGTTGTGCCTGGGCGCCGGCAATGGTGCGGTGTTCCAGCTGGTGCCGCAGCGCTTCGGCCAGGATATCGGGGTGATGACCGGCTTGATCGGCATGGCCGGCGGCATCGGTGGCTTCGCGCTTGCGGCCGGGTTGGGCGTACTCAAGCAGCACACCGGCAGCTATGCCTTGGGCATGTGGCTGTTCTCCGCATTCGCGCTTGGCGGCTGGGGTTTACTGGCAGGCGTCAAGACCCAGTGGCGCAGCGAATGGTCCACCGCCGGCGCGGCGCGCGTCTGA
- a CDS encoding molybdopterin molybdotransferase MoeA — protein MISYAEALAIVHQQVATLASEWVDSADAEGRVLAQALSSPAELPPFDNSAMDGFAIATRGLGAAEGSEHLIADTVPAGADPAAAAEGAAWEIMTGAGVPAGADTVVPIEQVHVLAHDGVRPIRFRLRADVRAGQHIRRRGEDVRLGDVVIEAGTVLRGAHLMLLAGLGCAQIQVVRRPRVALIATGRELISDPSRPLQHGQIRDGTSSYLCSQLRAAGARLVWQGQVGDDDAAFDAALAQARSAGAEVILSTGAVSRGRYDFVPDALARHGAGVLFHKVAVRPGKPVLLARFPDGVLYVGLPGNPMASAAGLRFFVEPALRGLLGMPAERGMRVALETPMQARPTWRQHLRARLQCSAAGVLRAQILPQQESFRVAPLLQANVWAVLEPQADTAAASTQVEVFGLGHLQPAAPAVLP, from the coding sequence ATGATCAGCTACGCCGAAGCACTCGCCATCGTGCATCAGCAGGTCGCCACGCTCGCCAGCGAATGGGTGGACAGCGCCGATGCCGAGGGCAGGGTGCTTGCGCAGGCACTGTCGAGCCCGGCCGAGCTTCCGCCTTTCGACAACAGTGCAATGGACGGCTTTGCGATCGCCACACGCGGGCTTGGCGCGGCGGAGGGAAGCGAACACCTGATTGCAGATACAGTGCCCGCCGGTGCAGATCCAGCCGCTGCCGCCGAGGGCGCAGCATGGGAAATCATGACCGGTGCCGGCGTGCCTGCAGGTGCCGACACGGTGGTGCCGATCGAACAGGTGCACGTGCTCGCACACGACGGCGTGCGCCCCATCCGGTTTCGTCTGCGCGCGGACGTGCGGGCGGGGCAGCATATTCGTCGCCGCGGCGAGGATGTGCGCCTGGGCGATGTGGTGATCGAGGCAGGCACCGTGTTGCGTGGCGCGCATCTGATGCTGTTGGCCGGGTTGGGGTGCGCGCAGATCCAGGTTGTGCGGCGCCCGCGCGTGGCCTTGATCGCGACCGGGCGCGAATTGATCAGCGATCCCTCACGGCCATTGCAGCACGGCCAGATCCGCGATGGCACCAGCAGCTATCTGTGCAGCCAGTTGCGCGCAGCAGGTGCCCGGCTGGTGTGGCAAGGGCAGGTGGGCGATGACGATGCTGCCTTCGATGCGGCGCTGGCGCAGGCGCGCAGTGCAGGGGCCGAGGTGATTCTCAGTACCGGTGCCGTCTCGCGTGGGCGCTATGACTTCGTGCCCGACGCGTTGGCGCGGCATGGCGCAGGCGTGCTGTTTCACAAGGTCGCGGTGCGACCGGGCAAACCGGTGCTGCTGGCGCGGTTTCCCGACGGGGTGTTGTATGTGGGCCTGCCAGGCAATCCGATGGCCAGTGCCGCCGGGCTGCGTTTCTTCGTCGAGCCGGCCTTGCGCGGCTTGTTGGGCATGCCGGCCGAGCGCGGCATGCGCGTAGCTCTGGAGACGCCGATGCAGGCACGGCCGACCTGGCGCCAGCATCTGCGCGCGCGCCTGCAGTGCAGCGCCGCGGGAGTGTTGCGCGCGCAGATCCTGCCGCAGCAGGAGTCCTTCCGCGTTGCCCCGTTATTGCAGGCCAATGTGTGGGCAGTGCTGGAGCCGCAGGCCGACACTGCAGCAGCGAGCACCCAGGTGGAGGTGTTCGGCCTGGGGCATCTGCAGCCGGCGGCACCGGCGGTGCTGCCATGA
- a CDS encoding ANTAR domain-containing response regulator yields MRVLLVNDTEKPIGQLRQALTRAGYTVLDDVASVGALLHAVQSQQPDVVVIDVDSPSRDTLEQLSMLHTHAPRPVVMFSGDGDDALIHAAVGAGVTAYVVDGLAPARLAPIVQVALARFAHESSMRKRLDEVQQALQDRKQIDRAKGLLMEKRGLSEADAYAALRQQAMKQGVKLAEVARRIVAMAELLG; encoded by the coding sequence ATGCGTGTTTTGCTGGTCAACGATACCGAAAAGCCGATCGGGCAATTGCGCCAGGCGCTCACGCGCGCCGGCTACACGGTGCTCGACGATGTGGCCTCGGTGGGTGCCCTGCTGCATGCGGTACAGAGCCAGCAGCCGGATGTGGTGGTGATCGACGTGGATTCGCCCTCGCGCGACACCCTGGAGCAGTTGTCGATGCTGCACACGCATGCGCCGCGACCGGTGGTGATGTTTTCCGGCGATGGCGACGATGCGCTGATCCATGCCGCGGTCGGTGCGGGTGTCACCGCGTATGTGGTCGATGGCCTGGCACCGGCGCGGTTGGCGCCGATCGTGCAGGTGGCGCTGGCGCGGTTTGCGCACGAGAGCAGCATGCGCAAACGCCTGGACGAGGTCCAGCAAGCCCTGCAGGACCGCAAGCAGATCGATCGCGCCAAGGGTCTGCTGATGGAAAAACGCGGCCTCAGTGAGGCCGATGCCTATGCCGCGCTGCGCCAGCAGGCGATGAAGCAGGGCGTCAAGCTGGCCGAAGTGGCACGTCGCATCGTGGCCATGGCCGAATTGCTGGGATGA
- a CDS encoding molybdenum cofactor guanylyltransferase → MSAASAWTGVVLAGGRSSRMGQDKALLRWHGQPLIAHMQALLRAAGAQDVLVSGERPGYAGIADRQPDLGPIGGLASVLDRVADGTKLVVVPVDMPLLSEPLLARLLAPVRQRCVSFEAQMLPMRLCVDAAVRDAVAVLMAGAASSRSLRSLQQSLHSHRVAVTTSERAAFVNCNTPEQWSQLIHENPD, encoded by the coding sequence ATGAGCGCGGCATCGGCATGGACCGGCGTGGTGCTGGCCGGCGGCCGCTCCTCACGGATGGGGCAGGACAAGGCCTTGCTCCGCTGGCATGGGCAACCGTTGATTGCGCACATGCAGGCCTTGCTGCGCGCGGCGGGCGCCCAGGATGTGCTGGTCAGCGGCGAGCGGCCCGGGTACGCCGGCATCGCGGACAGGCAGCCCGACCTGGGGCCGATTGGCGGGCTGGCGAGCGTGCTCGATCGTGTCGCCGATGGAACCAAGCTGGTGGTGGTGCCGGTGGATATGCCCTTGCTCTCCGAGCCGCTGCTGGCACGTTTGTTGGCGCCGGTACGGCAGCGCTGCGTGAGCTTCGAAGCGCAGATGCTGCCGATGCGCCTGTGCGTGGACGCCGCCGTGCGGGATGCGGTAGCGGTGTTGATGGCAGGCGCCGCGTCGTCACGCTCGCTGCGTAGCTTGCAGCAGTCGTTGCATAGCCATCGCGTGGCTGTCACCACCAGCGAACGCGCCGCGTTCGTCAATTGCAACACGCCCGAGCAGTGGAGTCAGCTCATCCATGAGAATCCAGATTGA